The following are encoded together in the Robertmurraya sp. FSL R5-0851 genome:
- a CDS encoding Ger(x)C family spore germination protein, giving the protein MDYKDGKYIAYAQLLDFSNVARLEGARPDKQPPVWIGRGEGITMTEALNQLYKDAQQRLFWGHVSTLILSNKLLKQDIKTSIDFINRYREIRYNILLYATKESIEDVFKTKSFFTLSGLSTILHEPREGYKQRSYIQPIQFFQFIRDSDPVGQTAYIPSIKISTENWKEEDNKAPLLRNDGAFFVRNKHLQGWLSESDLNGLRWMDEKTVRSPLWIVEDDQPIVSIVLEKPKIKITPVIHNEQVIYNINIVVQAGINEKLKEISENKLIANTEKIIRDEILKTFEKGVEINSDVNKLGEILYRENPQKWNKEIKEKRFFLNKDSIEQINIQVNLVNSGKLKYQDGHY; this is encoded by the coding sequence ATGGACTATAAAGATGGAAAATATATAGCCTATGCTCAATTACTGGACTTTTCTAATGTGGCTAGACTAGAAGGCGCCAGACCTGATAAGCAGCCACCGGTTTGGATTGGGAGAGGTGAAGGAATTACGATGACAGAAGCATTAAATCAATTATACAAGGATGCACAACAAAGACTTTTTTGGGGACATGTGTCTACACTAATTTTGAGCAATAAACTACTTAAGCAAGATATTAAAACCTCTATTGATTTTATTAATCGGTATCGGGAAATACGATATAATATCTTATTGTATGCTACAAAGGAATCCATTGAAGATGTATTTAAAACAAAATCATTTTTCACCTTATCTGGACTTTCGACCATTCTTCACGAACCAAGAGAAGGATATAAGCAAAGATCCTACATACAACCTATTCAATTTTTCCAATTCATACGAGATAGCGATCCTGTTGGGCAAACAGCTTACATTCCTTCTATAAAAATATCCACTGAAAATTGGAAAGAGGAAGATAATAAAGCACCATTGTTAAGAAATGACGGTGCTTTCTTTGTAAGGAATAAGCATCTGCAAGGCTGGCTTTCTGAATCTGATTTAAACGGTCTAAGATGGATGGATGAAAAAACTGTTCGATCTCCTTTGTGGATAGTTGAAGATGACCAACCTATTGTTTCTATAGTATTAGAAAAACCCAAGATAAAAATTACACCTGTTATCCATAACGAACAAGTGATATATAACATTAACATAGTCGTACAAGCTGGAATAAACGAAAAGTTAAAGGAAATTAGTGAAAATAAGTTAATTGCTAACACTGAAAAAATAATAAGGGATGAGATTTTAAAGACTTTTGAGAAAGGAGTAGAGATAAATTCGGATGTTAATAAGTTAGGAGAAATATTATATCGTGAGAACCCCCAGAAATGGAATAAAGAGATAAAAGAAAAGCGATTTTTCTTAAATAAGGATAGTATCGAGCAAATCAACATTCAAGTTAATTTAGTGAACTCAGGAAAATTGAAATACCAAGACGGACATTATTAA
- a CDS encoding ISLre2 family transposase has product MKKDTIQLPTLKELEKDLFVMLQKTFGEVLTKQLEEMDQQIAENRDKKRFYLQDKRAVEMDTSFGSIIINRNYYRDREKGGYVYLLDHYLEFEGSKGFSPLVETMAMEMAVQGTSYRHASSMIEKLLGYKVISHETIRQHLLQTEVTFVKPTDQLRKVLFVEVDGLYVKRQRGKRRGREEKIASVHEGWIVNGKRTSLIAKRHYVHKGKEAFWEGFEQFLIDNYNYNPSEHHLVINGDGAQWITACQDHYKNAFFVIDRFHVAREVKTLFKGHKRYRVIRKKLAQYDAKGFLVELNSAVGTLENEKKEERLEEFIQQLSKYPQALGDYREWLKEKDIDTSHYRPMGSAEGTMSVFAKRLKNGRSWCDKGIQAFIDFMVGMKDELEIKTILGRINPNDQTASVSQPKYYVEKLKSSVGELTRNNLSYLNRQKGKPIYHALQALRGF; this is encoded by the coding sequence ATGAAAAAAGATACCATACAATTACCCACATTAAAAGAACTGGAAAAAGATTTATTTGTTATGCTTCAAAAGACATTTGGTGAAGTTCTCACGAAGCAACTCGAAGAAATGGATCAACAGATTGCAGAAAATAGAGATAAAAAGAGATTTTACCTTCAGGATAAGCGAGCCGTAGAGATGGATACTTCATTCGGTTCTATTATCATCAATCGGAATTACTATAGGGACAGGGAAAAGGGTGGATACGTTTATCTCCTTGATCACTATTTAGAGTTTGAGGGGTCAAAAGGTTTCAGTCCCCTAGTTGAAACGATGGCAATGGAAATGGCAGTTCAAGGTACATCCTATCGTCATGCTTCCTCCATGATTGAGAAACTACTAGGTTACAAAGTAATCAGCCATGAGACTATTCGTCAACACCTTCTACAAACAGAAGTTACTTTCGTCAAGCCGACCGACCAATTGAGGAAAGTGCTCTTTGTAGAAGTAGACGGACTATATGTGAAAAGGCAACGTGGAAAACGACGTGGGCGGGAAGAAAAGATTGCTTCCGTACATGAGGGCTGGATAGTCAACGGGAAACGAACATCCTTAATCGCAAAACGTCACTATGTCCACAAAGGTAAAGAAGCGTTCTGGGAAGGATTTGAGCAGTTCTTAATAGATAATTACAACTACAATCCGAGTGAACATCACCTCGTAATTAATGGGGATGGAGCCCAGTGGATTACGGCTTGTCAGGATCACTATAAGAATGCATTCTTTGTCATCGACCGATTCCATGTAGCTCGTGAGGTTAAAACGCTTTTCAAAGGCCATAAGAGATATAGAGTCATTCGTAAGAAACTGGCTCAATATGATGCGAAAGGATTCCTAGTGGAACTTAATAGTGCAGTTGGTACTCTTGAAAACGAAAAGAAAGAAGAACGGTTAGAAGAGTTCATACAACAGCTGTCAAAATATCCTCAGGCCCTTGGAGATTATCGCGAATGGTTGAAGGAAAAAGACATAGACACAAGCCACTATCGTCCAATGGGAAGTGCGGAAGGAACGATGAGTGTATTCGCTAAACGGCTTAAAAACGGCCGCAGCTGGTGCGATAAAGGAATACAAGCATTTATTGACTTTATGGTTGGTATGAAGGATGAATTAGAAATCAAGACGATTTTAGGACGAATTAACCCTAACGATCAAACCGCTTCTGTTTCTCAGCCAAAATATTATGTGGAAAAGTTAAAGAGTTCAGTCGGAGAGCTAACAAGAAATAATTTATCATATTTAAATCGGCAAAAAGGAAAGCCGATATACCATGCTTTACAAGCCTTACGAGGTTTTTAA
- a CDS encoding DUF421 domain-containing protein: MKDKVRTFHFLYAIGLWTLLMLGIEFITLKNKSARSLFLGNPNIIIRNGVIDRKLLKKNKLDINQVLSLLRQNNVFSVREVKYGILEANGQLSILLKSKYQKPEKQDFNLPESPVDLPTSLIIDGEILWDNLHEHGFDKQWLHNKLTANGYENEKRILYADWRESEGIHISPK; this comes from the coding sequence ATGAAAGATAAGGTAAGGACTTTTCATTTTTTATATGCCATCGGATTGTGGACTCTTCTCATGTTGGGGATAGAGTTTATAACTCTAAAAAACAAATCGGCACGTTCTCTCTTTTTAGGCAATCCTAATATCATCATTCGGAATGGTGTCATCGACAGAAAGTTACTTAAAAAGAACAAATTGGATATAAATCAGGTATTGAGTTTGCTTCGGCAAAATAATGTTTTTTCAGTTCGTGAAGTCAAATACGGTATATTGGAAGCGAATGGGCAATTAAGCATATTATTAAAATCTAAGTATCAAAAACCAGAAAAGCAAGATTTTAATCTTCCAGAAAGTCCAGTAGACCTCCCAACATCGTTAATTATAGATGGAGAAATTTTATGGGATAACTTACATGAACACGGCTTTGATAAACAGTGGTTACATAACAAATTAACTGCTAATGGATATGAAAATGAAAAGCGTATACTCTACGCAGATTGGCGAGAGAGTGAAGGTATACATATAAGCCCTAAATAA